In Pelagicoccus sp. SDUM812003, the sequence CCCTCTCAAAAAGCTCCGACCGAACGCCCCCAGCCGTTTCGCCACCGCCTCGCCAGGCCTTGGGCGCCACTGTTATTTGCAACGTTGCAACAAAGCGTTGCCCCCCACGGCTAACCCGTGGGAACGGGGAACTCCTGATAAAAAAACGCTTCCCACCGCTACGCCGATAGGCATCCTAGCCTCACGCCCGGTTTCGCGGGCTCACCCGCCGAATGCCCGACATAGACAACAGCAAGCCTTTGACTCGCAACTGGATGCGAGAGTACAGCCCGCCAGAGGGGTATTACGACGAGTACCTAGACGCCGAGGGCAAGCCGCGTCCCCATTGGGCTCGAATCTCGGACGCCTTCGGGCGCATCGACAAGGATTCCTGGAAGCGCCGCAAGCGCCAGCTCGATCGCCTGATTCAGGACAACGGCATCACCTACAACGTCTACGGCGAGAACAAGGCGCACCTGCACCCCTGGTCCATGGACCTGCTTCCTCACGTGCTCGGCCCAGAGGAAGTCGCCAAGATCGAGTCCGCGCTCTCGCAGCGGGCCACCCTGCTCAACATCGTGCTGGGCGACGTCTATGGGCGCCAGACCATGCTGCAGAGCAGCCGCATGCCGCCCTTTCTCATCTATTCGAACCCCAATTTCCTGCGCCCCTGCCACGGCCTGCTGTCTCCGCGATCCAAGCACATCCACCTGTACGCCGCGGACATATCCCGGGCTCCGGACGGGAACTGGTGGGTGTTGGGCGACCGAGTCGAGGCCGCCTCGGGCTTGGGCTACGCTCTGGAAAACCGCATGCTCTCCTCGCGCATCTTCCCTAAGATCATGTGGGAGGCCCGCACCCGGTCCTTGCAGCCCTTCATCAACGCCTTCACCCAGCACATCGAATCGCTCGCACCGCAGAACAGCAACAGCCCGAACATCGCTCTGCTGACCGCCGGGCCCAACAACGAGACCTACTTCGAGCAGTCGTTCCTCGCCCGCAATCTCGGCTACACGCTGGCGGAAGGGGCTGACCTGACGGTTCGCAACAACCGCCTCTACATGAAAACCATCGGTGGGGTGCAGCAGGTGGACGTGCTGCTTCGACGCATCGACTCCTCCTGGACCGACCCGCTGGAACTGCGAAACGAGTCGCTCATCGGCATCCCAGGTCTGGTCAACGCGGTGCGACAAGGCAACGTATCCATCGCCAACGCCCTAGGCTCCGGCTTCGTGGAGACCTCCGCCATGCTGGCCTTCCTGCCCTGGTTCTGCCGAAACTACTTGGGCGAGAATCTGGAGATGCCATCGGTCGCCACCTGGTGGTGCGGCCAGGAGAGCGAGCGCAAGTACGTGCTGGACAACCTGGACAACCTCGCCATCAAGCCGACCTTCTGGGGCCCGGGCGCCGCGTCGTACTTCGGCCCTTCTCTCTCCTCCAAGCAAAAGGAGGAGCTGGTCGCGAAGATCCACCGCTACCCGGAAAGCTTCTGCGGCCAGGAAATCGTGTCAAACGGTACCATACCGGTCGACATCGACGGAGCGTTGCAGCCGCGCCACTTCCAGCTGCGGGTCTTCCTCGCCCCAACGGAGAACGGGTGGAAAATGATGCCCGGCGGCCTGCTGCGCTACGCCCAGGAGGAAAACGACGTGGTGGTCTCCATGCAGCAAGGCGGGGCGACCAAGGATACCTGGGCCCTGCGCTCGAAGTCGGACAAATCGGAGCGGAGCTACGGATCGAACCACGATCGCGTGGTGGTGGAGCGTCGGCACTACAACGACCTGCCCAGCCGCACCGCGGACAACCTCTTCTGGCTCGGCCGATACGTGGAGCGGGCCGAAGGACTGACCCGCGTGCTGCGCTCTCTCTGCTCCATGATGGTGGACGAAGCGGACCGCGAAACCCATCAGGCGGCCCTGCCTTTCCTGCGCCAGATCCTGCCCCCAGGCAGCGATACCAAAGCCTTCGTCGACCCGAAAACCGCCTCGCCCAACCTGGAAAAAGTGGAAAAGGCCATCAGCTTCGCCCTTTTCGAGGAAAAGAATCTGGAAAGCCTGGTCTCCAACTTCGCCAGCATCGATCGAGCCGCCAACAAGGCCAAGGAACGCCTCTCCAACGAAACCTGGTTTCGCCTCACCGAGCTCAAGGAGCTGGCCCAAGCCTCGGTGGACAACATGCCCACCGTCTTCGACGACGAAACGCTCTACCTGCTGGACAAGACGCTCGAAACCCTGGCCAGCTTCTCAGGCAACCTGGCGGAGAACACCACCCGCAGCCAGGGCTGGCGCTTTCTGGAGATCGGACGACGCCTCGAACGGGCCCTCTCCATTTCCTTTCTGCTCTCGGCGGCCTACAAGTCCACCGGTCCCAACGACGAGACCCTGGTGGCGAAGCTGCTCGAATGGGGCGACAGCTCCATCACCTACCGCAGACGCTACCTCAACAACATGCTGGACACCAATCTGCTGGAGGTTCTCTGCTTCGACACCAGCAACCCGCGCTCGCTCGCCTTCCAAATCGAGCAGCTCCGCCACCTGCTAGAGAAGCTGCCGCACACCGTGAATTCCAAGCGCCACCCCATCGATCAAGCCGCCCTGCGTCTCTACAGCCGCATCGGCCTAAGCAGCCCTGAGCAGCTGATGAGTCGCGGACTCAACGCCGGCGGCTCCCTGCCCCTGCTCTCGTTTCTCGAGCAGACCAACGACGATCTGCTCATTCTCGCCCAGCGCCTGGAACAGTCCTATTTCGCTCACACCCAGGTCGCCCAGCAGCAAAAG encodes:
- a CDS encoding circularly permuted type 2 ATP-grasp protein, giving the protein MPDIDNSKPLTRNWMREYSPPEGYYDEYLDAEGKPRPHWARISDAFGRIDKDSWKRRKRQLDRLIQDNGITYNVYGENKAHLHPWSMDLLPHVLGPEEVAKIESALSQRATLLNIVLGDVYGRQTMLQSSRMPPFLIYSNPNFLRPCHGLLSPRSKHIHLYAADISRAPDGNWWVLGDRVEAASGLGYALENRMLSSRIFPKIMWEARTRSLQPFINAFTQHIESLAPQNSNSPNIALLTAGPNNETYFEQSFLARNLGYTLAEGADLTVRNNRLYMKTIGGVQQVDVLLRRIDSSWTDPLELRNESLIGIPGLVNAVRQGNVSIANALGSGFVETSAMLAFLPWFCRNYLGENLEMPSVATWWCGQESERKYVLDNLDNLAIKPTFWGPGAASYFGPSLSSKQKEELVAKIHRYPESFCGQEIVSNGTIPVDIDGALQPRHFQLRVFLAPTENGWKMMPGGLLRYAQEENDVVVSMQQGGATKDTWALRSKSDKSERSYGSNHDRVVVERRHYNDLPSRTADNLFWLGRYVERAEGLTRVLRSLCSMMVDEADRETHQAALPFLRQILPPGSDTKAFVDPKTASPNLEKVEKAISFALFEEKNLESLVSNFASIDRAANKAKERLSNETWFRLTELKELAQASVDNMPTVFDDETLYLLDKTLETLASFSGNLAENTTRSQGWRFLEIGRRLERALSISFLLSAAYKSTGPNDETLVAKLLEWGDSSITYRRRYLNNMLDTNLLEVLCFDTSNPRSLAFQIEQLRHLLEKLPHTVNSKRHPIDQAALRLYSRIGLSSPEQLMSRGLNAGGSLPLLSFLEQTNDDLLILAQRLEQSYFAHTQVAQQQKSYMNLA